The DNA region TATAGACTAAAGACCAAATTCTTggataaattaaatacttattttaaataatttttgaaaaagtattTCCAAAACGAAAATGGTGACATCtgtttttataaaacaaaaaaattttaaaaaaataaaattaaaaaaagtgttcattatattattaataacgtaaatttaacaaaaattttaaccttttgatTAGCAAGTGGAAAAGCTAAAGCTTAGGGTCACCACACGAATTACAAAAACATTTGTCGAACACGTAGAAAAGCCAAAAATTTAGGGACATCATATGGAATTTcgctaattttttatatattgtttttgacTACGTATTTCAATAGGTTTAGTAATATTAAACTCGATctttataaaataacaattcaatGGTTTACTGGTCtctaaaataaacataaatgtcACTCAACGTAGCTAAATTAACGTCTCATTATATAtaaacttaataactttaaaatacctacaaaatattcaattgataaaaaatactaatCCAACTCATCATTTAATTCTTTGTTTTGTTGAAAACTTTAACAAGTCAATCAGTTATAGACTAGTTAGTCGCCCCACTCCTTTGCAACTGAGCTCTATGTATTTCAACATTTTCTATATAAGATAATCTTTATAAAAAACAcgtttataaataaatataaaattatacgtGTTAACTATGTAAGCCTAGAGttgttcaaatgtgacccgacccgaaaattcgaatcaaaatcgaaagttaaccgacccgaaaatatgtttcttttttaggtttatcgaaccaaTATTATCCGAACCGAAGTTGTGCCCGAACCGATTTACGACCGAAAATCGTAAAACTGAACCCGAACTGCGACAGATTTTATAATCGGCATATAACCGTTAATCGAGATTACCCGAAACTAATAGTGACTGACCCGAGTcaacccgaatcatgctcaaaaccgaacttgatccggctaaaaccgacttaatcCGAACGAAGTTTTAATCGAAATGCcataaacctgaaccaatttttaacgtagaggtatgatcgactaatattcaatcatcttattaattaatctaataaagtaatagaaattttaataaattaaattttatacataaatggtttcatatatttagagttaataatcaatggtcaatgtttatttaactatttttaatcaatttagatgaaaaatgataaaactttaattttatattacagttaaacaagtaaaagtaacaaagtaaaaATCAttaactgatttgcattttaactattttgccttaactaatgcatttaatttacattttccgtgtagctacgtctccttatctttctcgagccgagggactcttttgATCgtgcgctctcctttatgggtataagCTGCCACCGTCCTTCTCTCCCCAAACCCTGTCCATAATtattctatgagcgggatacactgggtaggatgatgattaACCTACActtaatatttacctaatttgaTGAAGCGCAATCAAGCATAgtcaaaaaataacattaatatatcTCCAAGATACATTATTATAAGTATTAAACTCAAAATTAAATAGATAAATccaaaatgaatttttaatatatgtaaCCATGTCGTTTTAGAAACtttgatatttatatattatcaaAGTTATTAAGTACTACTTATTCAAGTCTACgtttattgtttgttttgttgaaaAAATTAGAGATTTAgtcatttatatataaaattgagTTAAAGCTTTAGGCTTAGTCATGATAATATTcatgcttcttcttcttcttcgggCAATAATAATGGAAGACGGCGATGTGATATTTGCTTCAACAATGCTATCAATGGAGCTTAAACGATGCCGTTTTATTTCTGTACAAACGACGTCGTTGTTCGGGATTTTCGAACCACTGCGGGTCCCATTGCTCCTCCTTCAAAGACGCCGCTTAATGGCCGGTGATATGATTAATTTAGGGTTTATGAGGTCGTTGAATGTAATCAATGTATGATGGTTTCATTTTCGGGTTTGTTGATGGATGATTTTATCTCTAGTTTAggatattttcttaattttttgtaGATTAGATGTATCAAAAGGTTATGCAATGGTACTAGCTATCAATAAAattctacttttatttttacctaataaatttgtttaattttttaattgtttaatttttattggtttttccttaatttttgtgtattttaatattttctactCCTATTTTATTTAGTTGTTACATAACGTAAAAACTATTATTCACTACCATACACTAATATGCATTAATATGAAGTATGTTTTTTCTCCCTCTAATTAAGAATTAATATACGTACCATTCGCTTTTTAGATACTATTtacattttacttttattttgtatttagcttttaatttaaaagttattaGGAGTAATATTAGTACATAGTAGTCAATATTGAAATCATAACAATTCAGTAAAAACTAGTAGGAATTTTTCCttatataattttgtatttagcAACTAATATATCGAATAACTTACAATAAGTCATTTTAAATAACTATGTTAGTGGAGCAATATTAGAAGCAACATTATTCAATTAGAAATCTCGTACTTTTTAAGTAGTATTCTGGCTAAATAATGTATCgaataatttcaaattattttgaCACAAATAGATCAAATGTGCTATTTGGTAAAATTTGAACATTTAAATATCTAATCACTCTAAAAAAACAACCCTAAAATAGTtaatatattacaaaataataataaaaaaaaactaaaaatagaaagcttaataaaaaatttaaaaactaaaagtaATTCTCAACAAATTTAATCTAAAAACGTTTCGCATCATATAAGAAAAGGTCCAAAATCCGTGGGAGAAATAATTGGATTGTAAAACTAAACAAATTAACGACAAGTGTGATTAAAAGTGACTAACTACAATTGTCAACTTACACTCCTATTATATAGCCTACGGCCTAGGAGATACAATATACCAGAAAATAAATGTAACATAAATTTAGCTGTTTGAACTTAAACTTAcatttaaactattttaaatttttatatttcaaaacaacaacctaaaaatagaaaggataataataaataaataaataattaaagtaagaCTCAACTAATTAACgactaattttttaaatttaaaagtacATTTAAACTATATCACATTATTATATAACAAAAGTAAACCATATCACATtattatatgacaaaaagtaAGACTCAATTCACTAACGTTATGCATCTAGCTTAGCTTAACTGATAGAATTCAATATCATATATATTCACAAAAACTGATAGAGTAATTCGTGAATATCAAGGCTTCTAAAAAGTAGTTTCATATATTCTATGTAAGCTAAATCGATGGCTTATAACTATTCATTCATACATACTCGAGTTCAAACAACTCTAGGAATTAACCAATCCATAATAAAAATAGCATTAACAGCCTAAGAATCTGTTTTGACAAGCTTTGTGTGTTTTACTTCAGTTTTCGAGTGGCCAAAGTTATGCCTTTTTGTTTGACTGCATTAGGCAGCTTACTAGCAAGCTCAAAACTCTAGCGAAATAACTCGGGTGTTGAAAAGGTTCGTGTAGGAGGGAATGTAGTGCTGCTAAATACCACGGTGTTCATAGAGTTGTTaatatttttggttgttttgatcTAAAGAAAGGCATTGAAGGTCGCTTGGGCAAGAATTATCTGGAGAGGATGGCTAACACTGGATTTATTGACGTTTTTAGTAAAACTGGTAAGCTAAACGAAACATTATTTAGATTGCCTATAAACTGATTTTGTTATGAaagattttgtttatttgatcTTTTTGGAATTCATTGTAAATTGTAGTTGTTGGTCTTCTATTGGTAATGTACTTTTTAATTCAGTATTCAACTCAGTGGTGTCTTCTTGCAGGGAAATTTTAGTACCGTGTAAGTAAGgaaaattcgttcgggttaagtcggttttagccggatcaagttcggttttgagcatgactcgggtcggtcactattaggtttGGGTAAtatcggttaacggttatgtgtcgatTATAAAAATCGATCGCAGTTCGGGTTCAATTTTACGATTTTTGGTCGTAAATCGGTTTGGGCGCAACTTCGGTTcggataatgtcggttcgataaacctaaaaaagaaacatatattCGGGTCGGTTAACTTTCGGTTTCGGATTAGATTTTCGGCtcgggtcacatttgaacagctcAAATAactacttcctcctattcattgtctcatttccttatttggtcaagtcaccctaaatgtctcatttctattttgggtatGTTATCTTTACTAATTTACCACTACTAAACTTAGCTTTATCACACCTTTTCATCTACTAACCCTACTTTAcccctataaaaatttaaaaacactataCATTTTTCTTTCACATGTGATCCCATTTAACCAcctaaaaaatagtgaaaagtcaaatgagtattattttaggaTTATCTTTAAAATTAACGAAATGgaggtttttttttatgtagtgTTGTCCAACTTATTTCACTCGTAAGCTGTGGCCAGAatttagagagagagagagagagaaaggatAAAGAGAAAGCGCCAATCTTGTTCATCTGAAGAGACACACACACACTTAGCCATGGCTTCCATCTCATGCTCTATCCAACTAACAATAAATTCAAGatcatcttcatcctctcaTCCAACCTCTATTCACCCTATGTTGAATTTGCCAAATGGGTTTCTGGGCATCCCCAGAAACTCATGTGGGCCCATTAAAAAATACAGCAGCACCACCAAACTGGGACCCAGCAATGGTGGAAGAGCCAAGTGCTGGTTTAGGTTTAATGCTGAAAGTGCTGGTGTTTATGGTAGCCAATCCCGTGATGACTTTGATAGAGATGATGTTGAACAGGTTTACATCTTTTATTTTGCTTTATGCTTCCATTACTTTTCTAATGCTTTTGTTTTGGTTTTAGCTTTTCTCCATTTCATTACCCAACGGGCCAATGCCATTAAATGGCTCTCATCTAAGATGGGTTTCAGGAGGATCAAATATACGTAACCGTATTGAGCtttttatatgataaatttgCCTTGCTGAGGTAATGGTTTCAAGGAAATGCTAGACTTGAGTGGACTATGATGTGTGAATTGTGATAGAACAGTTAGTTTATGACCTACCTACTCGGTTTAGGAACCAACTTAATCAGAAGCCGATGGTTGAAGCACATGATAAGTTAGTCTATCACCCACCCTCGTACAAAAGCATTTGGTTAGAAGTCTAGATGTAGCTCTTGATATTCAACTAGAAATGAGCTGTAAACGAGATTTGAAAATCACTTGAATCGGGGACAATACAGAATTTAACAGTTAATTGAACCCCGGACCTTTTCTAGGAAGTGGTATTTGATCTTCAGCTAAGATATCTTGATTCTATTGTGGTCGTTTTAGATTAAGGCTTTTGTATAAATGTTTTATTGTGGTTGTTGCACTCTGATGCTGTACTCTATTGGGTTGTAAGCTGTCAGAATGTAGTTCATTTTGCTGACAGTAGTTTTATGCATTTGTCAATTGTAAATTCTTTGCATTTTGCAACTTCCGCAGCTGTCTCAGAACAATTTTGGCTGCATCATCCTAAAGAAACAATTTTGCTTAATTATACAACATACATTGCATTACCCGATGCCATGAAATGGCTCACTTAGGATGGGGTTTTGAAGGATTAGATGTACGGTATCTTAcccttattaatgataaaactaacaaagaaaGTGGTAGTGTATAGCCCTGATAGATGCTATTCTATGCATGTGCTTAACTCATTGTCGTTCCCTGGCATTTTATGGGCCCTAGGCAAACTAAATGAAATAGGTCATCTCCATAGAAAGTCAATTATGAACTTTAATGGGTGTTTGGTAAAATAACAAAGACAAACCGAATATATTATAATTGTCACTATAAATGTAGTTTAGGTGTGATATACAACTTAATCAATAAAAGAACTAAttataaattgcaaattttttaaGTGTCTACTTCATTAACCAAAATTTCAAATATTAGACCCTTTATAGCTCTGGACTTTAGGCAAATGCTAACTTTGACTAAGGTCAAAAACAGCCCAAACTTAGCTTAACACTCCATATGATTTGCAGTATTTTTGTTTGTAATTCTGGCATTGTTTCCTTGATGTTGCAGTATTTCAATTACATGGGAATGCTTGCAGTAGAGGGTTCATATGACAAGATGGAAGCACTCTTAAACCAGGACATCCACCCAGTAGATATCCTACTATTGATGGCTGCCTCAGAAGGTGACAAACCTAAGATTGAAGAGCTATTAAGAGCCGGAGCGCAATATGATGTAAAGGATGCCGATGGAAGAACCGCCCTCGATAGAGCTAATGATGAGATACGAGATTTTATCATCAATTTCAAACCACAAAAGGCTTAACATCGCAGTAGAACTGTTGTTTCTCCTCCACCTTGGTCATGcgattttgtgttttaaatcaAACGATACGATGTTAACCCTTCCTTTTTGTATgagaaattagaaatattattagtTGCATTAACGAAAAATACAGATAGCTATtctgttcaatgatcattagtgAGAAACATAATCGGTAGACAGTTCGATAACAGGAATACAAAATCCTATCCAAGCTTGTGACTCTAAATTCATCAAGTCGTAACGAATACTTTCAAATAGACATTTCTCAAATTTGTTCAGAGAAGGCGACGCTCCTTGCATAGCAGAGCTATTTGGACATCATCGCATGTTGCCTTATAAGACATCGATCATATTGTAGATCCGCTTATCAGCCTTGGATCGAACCAGTAAAAACATAATTAGTACtaatcacaataatatcaaAACTCA from Amaranthus tricolor cultivar Red isolate AtriRed21 chromosome 3, ASM2621246v1, whole genome shotgun sequence includes:
- the LOC130808149 gene encoding protein LHCP TRANSLOCATION DEFECT; the protein is MASISCSIQLTINSRSSSSSHPTSIHPMLNLPNGFLGIPRNSCGPIKKYSSTTKLGPSNGGRAKCWFRFNAESAGVYGSQSRDDFDRDDVEQYFNYMGMLAVEGSYDKMEALLNQDIHPVDILLLMAASEGDKPKIEELLRAGAQYDVKDADGRTALDRANDEIRDFIINFKPQKA